Proteins from a single region of Orcinus orca chromosome 20, mOrcOrc1.1, whole genome shotgun sequence:
- the HAS1 gene encoding hyaluronan synthase 1: MRQDVPKPSPAARHCSGLARRVLTIAFALLILGLMTWAYAASVPLASDRYGLLAFGLYGAFLSVHLVAQSLFAYLEHRRVAAAARRAAARGPPDAATARSVALTISAYQEDPAYLRQCLVSARALVYPRARLHILMVVDGNRAEDLYMVDMFREVFADEDPATYVWDSNYHQPWEPAAAGAAGEGAYREVEAEDPGRLAVEALVRTRRCVCVAQRWGGKREVMYTAFKALGDSVDYVQVCDSDTRLDPVALLELVQVLDEDPRVGAVGGDVRILNPLDSWVSFLSSLRYWVAFNVERACQSYFHCVSCISGPLGLYRNNLLQQFLEAWYNQKFLGTHCTFGDDRHLTNRMLSMGYATKYTSRSRCYSETPSSFLRWLSQQTRWSKSYFREWLYNALWWHRHHAWMTYEAVVSGLFPFFVAATVLRLFYAGRPWALLWVLLCVQGVALAKAAFAAWLRGCLRMLLLSLYAPLYMGGLLPAKFLALATMNQSGWGTSGRRQLAANYVPVLPLALWALLLLGGLVRSVVREARADWSGPSRAAEARHLAAGAGAYVGYWAIMLTFYWVWVRRLCRRRAGGYRVQV, from the exons ATGagacag GACGTGCCCAAGCCCAGccctgcagcccgccactgctcCGGCCTGGCCCGGAGGGTGCTGACCATCGCCTTCGCGCTGCTCATCCTGGGCCTCATGACCTGGGCTTACGCCGCCAGCGTGCCGCTGGCCTCGGATCGCTACGGCCTCCTGGCCTTCGGCCTCTACGGGGCCTTCCTCTCGGTGCACCTGGTAGCGCAGAGCCTCTTCGCGTACCTGGAGCACCGgcgggtggcggcggcggcgcggcgggCGGCGGCGCGGGGCCCTCCGGACGCTGCCACGGCGCGCAGCGTGGCGCTGACCATCTCCGCATACCAGGAGGACCCCGCGTACCTGCGCCAGTGCCTGGTGTCCGCGCGCGCCCTCGTGTACCCGCGTGCGCGGCTGCACATCCTCATGGTGGTGGACGGCAACCGCGCCGAGGACCTCTACATGGTCGACATGTTCCGCGAGGTCTTCGCCGACGAGGACCCCGCCACCTACGTGTGGGACAGCAACTACCACCAGCCGTGGGAACCTGCGGCGGCGGGCGCGGCGGGCGAGGGCGCCTACCGGGAGGTGGAGGCCGAGGATCCCGGGCGGCTGGCGGTGGAGGCGCTGGTGAGGACGCGCAGGTGCGTGTGCGTGGCGCAGCGCTGGGGCGGCAAGCGCGAGGTCATGTACACCGCCTTCAAGGCGCTCGGCGACTCGGTGGACTACGTGCAG GTCTGTGACTCAGACACCAGGCTGGACCCTGTGGCTCTGCTGGAGCTGGTGCAGGTGCTGGACGAGGACCCCCGGGTAGGGGCCGTTGGGGGCGACGTGCGGATCCTTAACCCTCTGGACTCCTGGGTCAGCTTCCTAAGCAGCCTGCGGTACTGGGTGGCCTTCAACGTGGAGCGCGCTTGTCAGAGCTACTTCCACTGCGTGTCCTGCATCAGTGGTCCCCTAG GCCTATATAGGAACAACCTCCTGCAGCAGTTCCTTGAGGCCTGGTACAACCAGAAGTTCCTGGGCACCCACTGCACCTTTGGGGATGACCGTCACCTCACCAACCGCATGCTCAGCATGGGCTATGCCACCAA GTACACCTCGCGGTCCCGCTGCTACTCGGAGACGCCCTCATCCTTCCTGCGCTGGCTGAGCCAGCAGACGCGCTGGTCCAAGTCGTACTTCCGCGAGTGGCTGTACAACGCGCTCTGGTGGCACCGGCACCACGCGTGGATGACCTACGAGGCGGTGGTCTCGGGCCTCTTCCCCTTCTTCGTGGCGGCCACGGTGCTCCGGCTCTTCTACGCGGGCCGCCCGTGGGCGCTGCTCTGGGTGCTGCTGTGCGTGCAGGGCGTGGCGCTGGCCAAGGCGGCCTTCGCGGCCTGGCTGCGCGGCTGCCTGCGGATGCTCCTGCTCTCGCTCTACGCGCCCCTCTACATGGGCGGCCTCCTGCCCGCCAAGTTCCTGGCGCTGGCGACCATGAACCAGAGCGGCTGGGGCACGTCAGGCCGCCGCCAGCTGGCCGCCAACTACGTCCCGGTGCTGCCGCTGGCCCTCTGGGCGCTGCTGCTGCTCGGGGGGCTGGTCCGCAGCGTGGTGCGCGAGGCCCGGGCCGACTGGAGCGGCCCCTCCCGCGCGGCCGAGGCCCGCCACCTGGCCGCGGGGGCCGGCGCCTACGTGGGCTACTGGGCCATCATGCTGACCTTCTACTGGGTGTGGGTGCGGAGGCTCTGCCGgaggcgagcggggggctaccgCGTCCAGGTGTGA